One genomic region from Anopheles bellator chromosome 2, idAnoBellAS_SP24_06.2, whole genome shotgun sequence encodes:
- the LOC131209397 gene encoding uncharacterized protein LOC131209397 has product MSTALSKGPSRALSKIVEEDHPAKESAGARRSSNDGTASDDQLRHCFVPADEAGCLGLHLSRTPWDPYPWVSGVVEGSCAALAGVRIGDCVLEANGEDLLGLKVIDIAKRVRSRRASRSSPAGVGLLLWNSGFEKNNLNPQSLSRFANCLQGIAGLLECPVCLEIIRPPSWQCTHGHLICTACRAKTGKCPICREVLGRSRCIVADKLFHYLVQTLGHEADHAPTDRTTDAQQQKESQARRLPLMLREHQRRHQQQQQQQQQHQSHHTHKHAFKLKANIGPNGTEPTTATGNPEAAALAASLSEARYHCPTGQPCARMENQHDILIHLQKSHQTGVVQHYVTAGDTVDVTLADDDGPSGSLLACVVVIPRTTAQKSTLGQVFFVTKFRCPERPAESLWWLWYLGQESAGHWQVQLAATATGGPQEDVATPWCGRPVSLERSRPEVLRSKQYVRTKADRRQIRVRIVEGTA; this is encoded by the exons ATGTCAACGGCACTGAGCAAAGGGCCATCCCGTGCGCTGAGCAAGATCGTTGAAGAAGATCATCCGGCCAAGGAGTCGGCGGGGGCACGGCGGTCCAGCAACGATGGTACGGCTTCGGACGACCAACTGAGGCACTGCTTCGTGCCGGCAGACGAGGCCGGCTGTCTGGGACTGCATCTGAGCCGCACGCCCTGGGATCCGTACCCGTGGGTGAGCGGCGTGGTCGAGGGATCGTGTGCGGCCCTGGCCGGTGTCCGGATCGGTGACTGTGTCCTGGAGGCGAACGGTGAGGATCTTCTCGGTCTGAAAGTGATCGACATCGCGAAACGTGTGCGCAGCCGACGGGCCAGCCGGTCGAGTccggccggtgtcggtttgttgttgtggaactCGGGCTTCGAGAAGAAC AACCTTAATCCGCAATCGTTGTCACGGTTCGCTAACTGCCTGCAGGGGATAGCTGGGCTTTTGGAGTGTCCGGTGTGTCTGGAAAtcatccggccaccgtcgtggcAGTGCACCCACGGGCATCTGATCTGTACGGCGTGCCGGGCCAAGACCGGCAAGTGCCCGATCTGTCGCGAAGTGCTTGGCCGTTCCCGGTGCATCGTGGCCGACAAGCTGTTCCACTATCTGGTGCAAACCCTCGGCCATGAAG CTGACCATGCACCGACGGACCGAACGACCGATGCACAGCAGCAGAAAGAGTCTCAGGCACGGCGACTGCCGCTAATGCTGCGAGAGCATCAACGgcgccaccagcaacagcagcagcagcagcagcagcatcaatcTCATCACACGCATAAACACGCATtcaaattgaaagcaaacatcGGGCCTAATGGGACCGAGCCTACGACGGCAACGGGGAAccccgaagcagcagcattggCAGCATCATTATCCGAGGCTCGCTACCACTGCCCGACCGGTCAGCCGTGCGCGCGTATGGAAAATCAACATGACATTCTGATTCACTTGCAAAAGTCCCACCAAACCGGCGTCGTGCAGCACTACGTGACCGCCGGTGACACGGTGGACGTCAcgctcgccgacgacgacggaccgAGCGGCTCGCTGCTGGCCTGCGTCGTGGTGATCCCGCGGACAACCGCTCAGAAGTCCACCCTCGGCCAGGTGTTCTTCGTAACGAAGTTCCGGTGCCCCGAGCGACCGGCCGAGTCCCTGTGGTGGCTGTGGTACCTGGGGCAGGAGTCAGCGGGACACTGGCAGGTGCagttggccgccaccgccaccgggggaCCGCAGGAGGATGTGGCCACCCCCTGGTGTGGACGCCCCGTTTCGCTCGAGCGGAGCCGTCCGGAGGTGTTGCGCAGCAAACAGTACGTCCGCACGAAGGCTGACCGGCGCCAGATCCGCGTGCGGATCGTCGAGGGCACAGCATAA